A part of Thermoproteales archaeon genomic DNA contains:
- a CDS encoding HIT domain-containing protein, whose translation MKLEKIPFMHWGIITKYNFSPEYVRYIPRKRWDPLTSVEIKLYDEISRKLVGIGKRKGHFSYISPIRGARPISEEKMKNQKRAKDVFKPIIEGNDYAIFVDIDCVRRSDPFSLTPECLNIEDSRVATIINRYPATVRYIDREILDEVKSAIEDEFTRIAYGINLVTFPVNYSETLSDVRLKDLLAILKSMKNSILSVADAAKKKGFTLVPVYPFFNIGVMAGGSQPRLHSQIYIDLNLDGHGAFMEQILQAFDEMKRRGICYLCTSKHDGRIVYENSTWLAWTSLSPRRNYHLRVTPKRHVERFTDLDEIELEGLAEILIRISKGLDALGVSSHRNLLVYSNPIGYNSLFHLFIDIIPFERIGGIEMLDSCRVARVAPEKVAVELRKIVSDIVVN comes from the coding sequence ATGAAACTCGAAAAAATACCTTTTATGCACTGGGGTATAATAACAAAGTATAACTTTTCACCAGAATACGTAAGGTATATTCCACGCAAGAGATGGGATCCTCTAACCTCGGTTGAAATTAAATTATACGATGAGATTAGCAGGAAACTCGTAGGCATTGGCAAGCGTAAAGGGCATTTTTCGTATATAAGCCCGATAAGGGGGGCCAGACCTATAAGCGAAGAGAAAATGAAAAATCAAAAAAGGGCTAAAGATGTTTTCAAACCTATAATAGAGGGCAACGACTACGCTATATTTGTTGACATTGACTGTGTGCGGAGAAGCGATCCTTTCTCTCTGACTCCAGAATGTTTAAACATAGAAGATAGTAGAGTTGCAACTATAATAAACCGCTATCCTGCGACAGTAAGGTATATAGACAGGGAGATACTAGACGAGGTGAAATCAGCGATTGAAGACGAGTTCACGCGAATAGCTTATGGAATAAACTTAGTCACGTTCCCTGTTAACTATAGCGAAACGCTTAGCGATGTTAGACTTAAAGACTTACTTGCGATCCTAAAATCTATGAAGAACTCCATACTTAGCGTGGCTGATGCTGCCAAGAAAAAAGGTTTCACGTTAGTTCCGGTATATCCGTTTTTCAACATAGGTGTTATGGCTGGAGGCAGCCAGCCAAGACTACACTCGCAAATATACATCGATCTTAACCTTGACGGTCATGGAGCTTTCATGGAGCAGATTTTGCAAGCATTTGATGAAATGAAGAGAAGAGGGATATGCTATCTATGCACTAGTAAACATGATGGTAGAATAGTATACGAAAATAGCACTTGGCTGGCATGGACATCGCTTTCACCACGCAGAAATTATCATTTGAGAGTAACGCCGAAAAGACACGTTGAAAGATTTACAGACCTAGACGAGATAGAACTAGAAGGTTTAGCTGAAATTTTAATAAGAATATCGAAAGGGTTAGACGCATTAGGAGTTAGTTCTCACAGAAATTTACTGGTGTACTCTAACCCTATAGGCTACAACTCACTATTTCACCTTTTCATAGATATCATACCGTTCGAGCGTATAGGCGGTATAGAAATGCTGGACTCGTGTAGAGTTGCGAGAGTAGCACCTGAAAAAGTAGCTGTTGAGCTTAGAAAGATAGTAAGCGATATAGTAGTTAATTAG